From Pleurocapsa minor HA4230-MV1, a single genomic window includes:
- a CDS encoding DUF4359 domain-containing protein yields MVLKKIGTLGIIVAGISAIAVITNPGEAGYRKYADDKIKTELKAQICTQVAEDLGVWLEGQCHILIGTASPYLAEAISQQTQRQNFYLFSIYQADLALPAPLPRYHVATIGIFGNYHIYRAKKL; encoded by the coding sequence ATGGTATTGAAAAAAATCGGTACGCTGGGAATTATTGTCGCGGGGATAAGTGCGATCGCTGTGATCACCAACCCAGGTGAAGCAGGATATCGAAAATATGCCGATGACAAGATTAAAACGGAATTAAAAGCTCAAATTTGTACCCAGGTTGCAGAAGATCTAGGAGTATGGTTGGAGGGTCAATGTCATATTTTGATCGGCACCGCTAGTCCTTATTTAGCAGAGGCAATCAGCCAACAAACACAGCGACAAAACTTTTACCTTTTCAGTATTTATCAAGCAGATCTCGCTCTCCCTGCACCCCTGCCTAGATATCATGTAGCAACCATTGGTATCTTTGGCAATTACCATATCTATCGAGCCAAAAAACTTTAA
- a CDS encoding phosphomannose isomerase type II C-terminal cupin domain, with product MSQDNGKNDNFTSTAPKSDTVRNPPYGKVKSLDQGQRYCINKIEINPGEHMSTQMHYHRSEHWIVVSGTAKVICDGQETLVMANQSTYVPMNTAHRVENPGVIPLVMIEVQNGEYLGDDDIIRYDD from the coding sequence ATGAGTCAAGATAATGGTAAAAATGACAATTTTACTTCTACCGCCCCTAAAAGCGATACTGTTCGTAATCCTCCCTATGGAAAAGTTAAAAGTTTAGATCAAGGACAAAGATATTGCATCAATAAAATTGAAATTAATCCAGGGGAACATATGAGTACCCAAATGCATTATCACCGTAGTGAGCATTGGATTGTAGTTTCAGGAACTGCTAAAGTAATCTGTGATGGTCAAGAAACCCTAGTGATGGCAAATCAGTCTACTTATGTCCCCATGAATACTGCTCACCGAGTCGAAAATCCTGGAGTTATTCCTTTGGTGATGATTGAGGTGCAAAATGGGGAGTATCTGGGAGATGACGATATTATTCGTTATGATGATTAG
- a CDS encoding divalent-cation tolerance protein CutA has product MTNSTYGVVLVTVASLAEGKAITLRVPLRIATQLIEASLAACVNLFPLDSIYLWQGKINHDQEYQLIIKTDLSKFDELAATIKTLHSYEVPEIIALPIVAGSKTYLDWLGASLQS; this is encoded by the coding sequence ATGACCAACTCGACTTATGGCGTGGTTTTAGTTACCGTTGCTTCGTTGGCAGAAGGAAAAGCGATTACGCTCCGCGTACCCTTACGGATCGCCACCCAACTAATTGAAGCGTCCTTAGCTGCCTGCGTTAATCTGTTTCCCCTCGACTCCATCTATCTTTGGCAGGGGAAAATTAATCATGACCAAGAATACCAGCTAATAATTAAAACAGATCTGAGTAAGTTTGACGAACTAGCTGCCACAATTAAAACACTCCATAGTTATGAAGTGCCAGAGATTATTGCCTTACCGATAGTTGCAGGCTCCAAAACCTATCTTGATTGGCTAGGAGCGAGCTTGCAATCTTAA
- a CDS encoding pentapeptide repeat-containing protein, whose amino-acid sequence MNKDQLLKFYEQGYRDFTGVNLSGIDLSGIMLIGVNLTAANLVGANLSRAFLTKSILSEATFNWANLSFAKMSEVNLAQADLTKANLTGAFMVKSQLTDAQLSGANLAHANLRAANLLGANLCGAKLFKVNLRQANLTQTNLQWADLREGRLTGAQLQGSSLTGVNLGQTFLIDVDLSCTDLRGINFSQARLTKANLSNSDLSSANLKAAQLRNANLNCANLYRANLAAAQLRKGNLDNADLTQANLTDADLTGASLKLANLSDVDLTYTDLQGANLESAVFDLSFTEQMLSHSAQFFLSNTQKNISLNQTSQPIQIAS is encoded by the coding sequence ATGAATAAGGATCAGCTCCTAAAATTTTATGAACAGGGTTATCGAGACTTTACAGGCGTAAATTTAAGTGGAATCGATCTATCAGGCATCATGCTGATTGGCGTTAATCTAACAGCAGCGAATTTAGTGGGAGCAAATCTGAGCCGTGCTTTCTTGACCAAATCAATTCTTAGTGAAGCAACTTTTAACTGGGCAAATCTTAGCTTTGCCAAAATGAGTGAGGTAAATCTTGCCCAGGCAGATCTGACTAAGGCTAATTTAACTGGTGCTTTTATGGTTAAATCTCAGCTAACTGATGCCCAGCTTAGTGGTGCGAACCTAGCCCACGCTAATTTAAGAGCGGCAAATCTCTTGGGAGCAAATCTCTGTGGCGCTAAGTTGTTTAAAGTCAACCTGAGACAAGCCAATTTAACTCAAACTAACCTTCAGTGGGCAGATTTACGGGAAGGACGATTAACGGGTGCGCAGCTACAGGGTAGCTCATTAACTGGAGTTAATTTAGGTCAAACTTTCTTGATTGACGTCGATCTCAGCTGTACCGATCTTAGAGGCATTAATTTTAGTCAAGCCAGGTTAACCAAAGCTAATCTTAGTAATAGTGACTTGAGCAGTGCCAATCTAAAAGCTGCTCAATTAAGAAACGCTAATCTAAACTGTGCTAATTTGTATCGGGCTAATTTGGCAGCAGCTCAACTGAGAAAAGGCAATTTAGACAACGCCGATTTGACTCAAGCCAATTTAACTGACGCCGATTTAACTGGCGCTTCTTTAAAGCTAGCCAATCTAAGCGATGTCGATTTGACTTACACAGATTTACAGGGAGCTAATCTTGAGTCGGCAGTTTTCGATCTCAGTTTCACCGAACAGATGTTGTCTCACTCCGCTCAGTTTTTCTTGTCCAATACTCAAAAAAATATTTCCCTCAATCAAACTTCTCAGCCAATTCAAATAGCTTCATAA